A stretch of the Streptosporangium sp. NBC_01755 genome encodes the following:
- a CDS encoding heme o synthase — protein MVLTDNQSTVPPEAGTAAGAVPRSFGDVVKAYVALTKPRIIELLLITTLPVMFLAAKGLPPLWIAVNTLVFGTLSAGSANALNCYIDRDIDAAMRRTRRRPLARDLVPPTNALIFGIILGVLSTLGLGLTVNWLAAGLSLAANLFYVLVYSMILKRRTSQNVVWGGLAGCMPVLIGWAGVTGSLAWAPVVLFGVVFFWTPPHTWTLAMRYKEDYAAAKVPMLPVVATERRVVLESIVYTWATVLCSLLLWPVAGTTLLYPAVAVVLGAACLWEVHRLLGRVNAGKTGVDLRPMRFFHWSNAYLALLFLAVAIDSMFV, from the coding sequence ATGGTGCTCACCGACAACCAATCGACGGTCCCGCCCGAGGCGGGCACGGCCGCAGGCGCCGTGCCTCGCTCCTTCGGTGACGTCGTGAAGGCGTACGTCGCCCTCACGAAGCCGCGGATCATCGAACTGCTGCTGATCACGACGCTCCCGGTGATGTTCCTGGCGGCCAAGGGCCTGCCGCCGCTGTGGATCGCCGTCAACACCCTGGTGTTCGGCACCCTGTCGGCCGGCAGCGCGAACGCCCTGAACTGCTACATCGACCGTGACATCGACGCGGCCATGCGCCGCACCCGGCGCCGCCCGCTCGCCCGCGACCTGGTGCCGCCGACCAACGCGCTGATCTTCGGGATCATCCTCGGGGTGCTGTCGACCCTTGGCCTCGGGCTGACCGTGAACTGGCTCGCCGCCGGACTGTCGCTGGCCGCGAACCTGTTCTACGTGCTCGTCTACTCGATGATCCTCAAGCGGCGGACCTCGCAGAACGTGGTGTGGGGGGGCCTCGCGGGCTGCATGCCGGTGCTGATCGGCTGGGCGGGTGTCACCGGCAGCCTCGCCTGGGCTCCCGTGGTGCTCTTCGGCGTGGTGTTCTTCTGGACGCCTCCGCACACCTGGACCCTGGCCATGCGCTACAAGGAGGACTACGCCGCGGCGAAGGTCCCCATGCTCCCGGTGGTGGCCACCGAGCGCCGGGTGGTGCTGGAGAGCATCGTCTACACCTGGGCCACGGTGCTCTGCTCGCTGCTGCTGTGGCCGGTGGCCGGAACCACCCTTCTCTACCCCGCCGTCGCCGTCGTCCTCGGCGCCGCCTGCCTGTGGGAGGTTCACCGCCTCCTCGGCCGGGTCAACGCGGGCAAGACCGGTGTCGACCTGCGCCCGATGCGCTTCTTCCACTGGTCCAACGCCTACCTGGCACTGCTGTTCCTGGCCGTCGCGATCGACTCGATGTTCGTCTGA
- a CDS encoding COX15/CtaA family protein → MKHLLDQTRRQAARLTWIVGPPTSLTLRRWALASVAVNIGITVTGAAVRVTGSGLGCPTWPRCTPDSFIPVVHDDISPINMAIEFGNRLLTFLVLAVGLACLFAALRLLPRRPDLVRLAWLQPIGVAVQGLWGGLVVRTALNPVTVSVHFLVSIGMIAAAYALYARSGEGAGPPLRLVHRHVRTLGFVLTAAVFVLLVMGVVVTGTGPHSGDAMASRFDFDIETVARIHADVAYVVVGLTFALAFALHITDAPGHARRAAWTLLGVEVAQGGIGYVQYFLGVPATLVNLHVLGSALVWVYTLRLVFATRSRGPAGTTAVGNANELDRVPA, encoded by the coding sequence GTGAAGCACCTCCTTGACCAGACCCGCCGGCAGGCCGCGAGACTGACGTGGATCGTGGGGCCGCCGACCTCCCTCACGCTGCGCCGCTGGGCGCTGGCGTCGGTGGCGGTCAACATCGGCATCACGGTGACGGGCGCCGCGGTGCGGGTCACCGGCTCCGGCCTGGGCTGCCCCACCTGGCCCAGGTGCACGCCGGACAGCTTCATCCCGGTGGTCCACGACGACATCTCGCCGATCAACATGGCGATCGAGTTCGGCAACCGGCTGCTGACCTTCCTGGTCCTCGCCGTCGGCCTGGCCTGCCTGTTCGCCGCCCTGCGGCTGCTGCCCCGCCGCCCCGATCTGGTCAGGCTGGCCTGGCTGCAGCCGATCGGCGTGGCCGTGCAGGGTCTCTGGGGCGGCCTGGTCGTGCGCACCGCGCTCAACCCGGTCACCGTGAGCGTGCACTTCCTGGTCTCCATCGGCATGATCGCCGCGGCGTACGCGCTGTACGCCCGCTCCGGCGAGGGCGCGGGCCCACCGCTGCGCCTGGTCCACCGCCACGTCCGCACGCTCGGTTTCGTGCTCACCGCCGCCGTGTTCGTCCTGCTCGTCATGGGCGTGGTGGTGACCGGCACCGGGCCGCACTCCGGGGACGCGATGGCCTCCAGGTTCGACTTCGACATCGAGACCGTGGCGAGGATCCACGCCGACGTCGCCTACGTGGTGGTCGGCCTCACCTTCGCACTGGCGTTCGCGCTGCATATCACCGACGCGCCCGGGCACGCCCGGCGCGCCGCCTGGACGCTGCTCGGCGTGGAGGTGGCGCAGGGGGGAATCGGATACGTCCAGTACTTCCTGGGCGTGCCCGCGACCCTGGTCAACCTCCACGTGCTCGGCTCGGCCCTGGTCTGGGTCTACACGCTGCGGCTGGTGTTCGCGACACGCTCGCGCGGCCCGGCGGGCACTACGGCCGTCGGGAACGCGAACGAGCTCGACCGGGTCCCGGCCTGA
- a CDS encoding branched-chain amino acid ABC transporter permease has protein sequence MTQLIWNGLFVGSFYALVALGYSMVYGIIKLLNFAHGDLYMLGAFAGFAILGAVGGVSSAMALPLLLAVLLATMVVTGLAGVALERIAYRPLRRAPRLSLLITAVGASFALEYGMRAMAGADPRVYPVRLGGTSLEVLGARITLQQLVLIGVAVLLMAGLNLLVTRTREGRAMRAIALDPRTSALMGIDVNAVISRAFFVGSALAGAAGVMAGAYYGKIDFMMGFLIGLKAFTAAVIGGIGNIPGTMLGGLLLGLLESFGTFWLGGEWRDVFAFGVLILFLTVRPTGLLGERVTERV, from the coding sequence GTGACGCAACTCATCTGGAACGGGCTTTTCGTCGGCTCGTTCTACGCCCTGGTGGCCCTGGGTTACAGCATGGTCTACGGGATCATCAAGCTGCTCAACTTCGCCCACGGCGACCTGTACATGCTCGGCGCGTTCGCCGGCTTCGCCATCCTCGGCGCGGTCGGCGGCGTGTCCTCCGCCATGGCCCTGCCGCTGCTGCTCGCGGTGCTCCTGGCGACCATGGTCGTCACCGGCCTGGCCGGGGTGGCGCTGGAGCGGATCGCCTACCGGCCGCTACGCCGCGCCCCGCGGCTGTCCCTGCTGATCACCGCCGTCGGCGCCTCCTTCGCACTGGAGTACGGGATGCGCGCGATGGCCGGGGCCGACCCCCGGGTCTACCCGGTGCGGCTGGGCGGTACCTCGCTGGAGGTCCTCGGTGCCAGGATCACCCTGCAGCAGCTCGTCCTGATCGGCGTGGCGGTGCTCCTCATGGCCGGGCTCAACCTGCTGGTCACCCGGACCCGTGAGGGCAGGGCGATGCGGGCCATCGCGCTGGACCCGCGCACCAGCGCGCTGATGGGCATCGACGTCAACGCGGTGATCTCCCGCGCCTTCTTCGTCGGCTCGGCTCTGGCGGGGGCCGCGGGCGTGATGGCGGGGGCCTACTACGGGAAGATCGACTTCATGATGGGCTTCCTGATCGGCCTCAAGGCCTTCACGGCGGCGGTCATCGGCGGCATCGGCAACATCCCCGGCACCATGCTCGGTGGCCTGCTCCTCGGGCTGCTGGAGTCGTTCGGCACGTTCTGGCTGGGTGGCGAGTGGCGCGACGTGTTCGCCTTCGGGGTGCTGATCCTGTTCCTGACGGTGCGGCCCACCGGCCTGCTCGGCGAGCGCGTGACGGAGCGCGTGTGA
- a CDS encoding branched-chain amino acid ABC transporter substrate-binding protein: MRAIPLKSFTSLAVLGLLVTGCGQGLLGGGDGAGQTAAGKDEPIVLGMLIPQSGSEAATGPYMSNAAQLAIDEINAKGGVLGRKLELKTADDACDAQSAAAGANKLVTEGIDVSVGGYCSGATLPTLPIFGKAGIPMIIPAANSQELVDQKLKHVFLINGTGSQQAAAAEKWITKQGSRSVALMHDNTSYSKDIALRTQALLEAPGGAEAAITEAVTPKESDYSANITNVLAKKPDFVYWTGYFQEGGLIARQLRQAGYKGSIMVGDGSVSPKLVEIAGAEAAEGLYATMTQTPDTLEGAEGWIDAYKKKYGAEPGPYSNQAYDAVRLAAEAVTKAGATDGTKVIAALEAIDGFPMFSGPLKFTPEHTLANGGFQILVVKGDRFALQDSLK, encoded by the coding sequence ATGCGTGCCATCCCCCTGAAATCCTTCACGTCGCTGGCCGTTCTCGGCCTCCTGGTCACCGGGTGTGGCCAGGGACTGCTCGGTGGTGGTGACGGCGCCGGGCAGACCGCCGCCGGAAAGGACGAGCCGATCGTCCTCGGCATGCTGATCCCGCAGTCGGGCAGCGAGGCCGCCACCGGTCCCTATATGAGCAACGCGGCGCAGCTCGCGATCGACGAGATCAACGCCAAGGGCGGCGTGCTCGGCCGCAAGCTGGAGCTGAAGACCGCCGACGACGCCTGTGACGCCCAGTCGGCCGCCGCCGGCGCCAACAAGCTGGTCACCGAGGGAATCGACGTCTCGGTGGGCGGCTACTGCTCCGGTGCGACGCTCCCCACCCTGCCGATCTTCGGAAAGGCCGGCATTCCCATGATCATTCCGGCTGCCAACTCCCAGGAACTGGTCGACCAGAAGCTCAAGCACGTCTTCCTGATCAACGGCACCGGCTCCCAGCAGGCCGCGGCCGCGGAGAAGTGGATCACCAAGCAGGGGTCCAGGAGCGTCGCGCTGATGCACGACAACACCAGCTACTCCAAGGACATCGCGCTGCGCACCCAGGCCCTGCTGGAGGCCCCGGGCGGGGCCGAGGCGGCGATCACCGAGGCGGTCACCCCGAAGGAGAGCGACTACAGCGCCAACATCACCAACGTGCTGGCCAAGAAGCCCGACTTCGTCTACTGGACCGGTTACTTCCAGGAGGGCGGCCTGATCGCGCGCCAGCTCCGGCAGGCCGGGTACAAGGGTTCCATCATGGTCGGCGACGGCTCGGTCTCTCCCAAGCTGGTCGAGATCGCCGGAGCCGAGGCCGCCGAGGGCCTCTACGCCACGATGACCCAGACCCCCGACACCCTGGAGGGCGCCGAGGGCTGGATCGACGCCTACAAGAAGAAGTACGGCGCCGAGCCGGGCCCGTACTCCAACCAGGCCTACGACGCGGTGCGACTGGCCGCGGAGGCGGTCACCAAGGCGGGCGCCACCGACGGAACCAAGGTCATCGCGGCGCTTGAGGCGATCGACGGCTTCCCGATGTTCTCCGGGCCGCTGAAGTTCACCCCCGAACACACCCTGGCCAACGGCGGCTTCCAGATCCTCGTCGTCAAGGGCGACAGGTTCGCCCTGCAGGACTCCCTGAAGTGA
- the tkt gene encoding transketolase translates to MPALEWSDLDRRAVDVVRALAMDAVEKAGSGHPGTAMSLAPAAYLLFQQVMRHDPSDPSWVGRDRFVLSAGHTSLTLYIQLYLSGYGLSLDDLKALRQWESLTPGHPEHGHTVGVETTTGPLGQGLGNAVGMAMAARRERGLFDPDAAQGASPFDHNIWCIASEGDIEEGVSHEVSALAGHQRLGNLTVIFDSNHISIEDDTQIALSEDVVKRYEAYGWHTQTVDWTRGGDYVEDVEALHQALEAARAETGRPSFIRLRTIIGWPAPNKKNTGKIHGSALGADEVAATKKVLGLDPAKNFDVPAEVLEHSRKVVERGHAVRAEWDKLYQSWREANPERAAEFDRISARRLPAGWTEALPVFEAGASIATRKASGEVLNSLAPVLPELWGGSADLAESNNTTMKGEPSFIPEEFQTKDFPGNPYGRTLHFGIREHGMGAILNGIALHNGTRPYGGTFLVFSDYMRPAVRLAALMKLPVTYVWTHDSIGLGEDGPTHQPVEHLWALRAIPGLDVVRPADANETAAAWQVVLEHNDRPAALALTRQNLPVYEGTRDATKVARGGYILREASNGQPAVVLIGTGSEVEPAVEAREILEAEGIATRVVSMPCVEWFHAQDAAYRQTVLPPSVRARVAVEAGIAMGWREFVGDEGAVVSLEHFGASAPYKTLYEQFGLTAERVVAAAKASLAKAGADKGETTGNRS, encoded by the coding sequence GTGCCAGCCCTTGAATGGAGCGACCTGGACCGCCGCGCGGTCGATGTCGTACGAGCCCTGGCCATGGATGCGGTCGAGAAGGCGGGCTCGGGTCACCCGGGCACCGCGATGAGCCTGGCGCCCGCCGCGTACCTGCTGTTCCAGCAGGTGATGCGGCACGATCCGTCAGACCCCTCCTGGGTGGGCCGTGACCGGTTCGTCCTTTCGGCCGGCCACACCAGTCTGACCCTCTACATTCAGCTCTACCTGTCGGGCTACGGCCTGAGCCTGGACGATCTCAAGGCTCTGCGCCAGTGGGAGAGCCTGACCCCCGGCCACCCCGAGCACGGCCACACCGTGGGCGTCGAGACCACCACGGGGCCACTGGGCCAGGGCCTGGGCAACGCGGTCGGCATGGCCATGGCCGCCCGCCGCGAGCGCGGCCTGTTCGACCCGGACGCGGCGCAGGGCGCGAGCCCGTTCGACCACAACATCTGGTGCATCGCCTCCGAGGGGGACATCGAGGAGGGCGTCAGCCACGAGGTCAGCGCCCTCGCGGGCCACCAGAGGCTGGGCAACCTGACCGTCATCTTCGACAGCAACCACATCTCGATCGAGGACGACACCCAGATCGCGCTGAGCGAGGACGTCGTCAAGCGCTACGAGGCGTACGGCTGGCACACCCAGACCGTCGACTGGACGCGAGGCGGCGACTACGTCGAGGACGTCGAGGCGCTGCACCAGGCGCTGGAGGCCGCCCGCGCCGAGACCGGCAGGCCGTCGTTCATCCGGCTGCGCACGATCATCGGGTGGCCCGCCCCCAACAAGAAGAACACCGGCAAGATCCACGGTTCGGCGCTGGGCGCCGACGAGGTCGCCGCCACCAAGAAGGTCCTGGGTCTTGACCCGGCCAAGAACTTCGACGTCCCCGCCGAGGTCCTGGAGCACTCCCGCAAGGTCGTCGAGCGCGGCCACGCCGTGCGGGCCGAGTGGGACAAGCTCTACCAGAGCTGGCGCGAGGCCAACCCCGAGCGGGCCGCCGAGTTCGACCGCATCTCCGCGCGGCGGCTTCCCGCGGGCTGGACCGAGGCGCTGCCGGTCTTCGAGGCCGGTGCCTCCATCGCCACCCGCAAGGCCTCCGGTGAGGTGCTCAACAGCCTCGCGCCGGTGCTGCCCGAGCTGTGGGGCGGCTCGGCCGACCTGGCCGAGTCCAACAACACCACGATGAAGGGCGAGCCGTCCTTCATCCCCGAGGAGTTCCAGACCAAGGACTTCCCCGGCAACCCCTACGGCCGCACGCTGCACTTCGGCATCCGCGAGCACGGCATGGGGGCGATCCTCAACGGCATCGCGCTGCACAACGGCACCCGCCCCTACGGCGGCACGTTCCTGGTCTTCAGCGACTACATGCGCCCGGCCGTGCGGCTGGCGGCGCTGATGAAGCTGCCGGTCACCTACGTGTGGACGCACGACTCCATCGGCCTGGGCGAGGACGGCCCGACGCACCAGCCCGTCGAGCACCTGTGGGCGCTGCGCGCCATCCCCGGTCTCGACGTGGTCCGCCCCGCCGACGCCAACGAGACCGCCGCCGCATGGCAGGTCGTGCTGGAGCACAACGACCGCCCGGCCGCGCTGGCGCTGACCCGCCAGAACCTGCCGGTCTACGAGGGCACCCGCGACGCGACGAAGGTCGCCCGTGGCGGCTACATCCTGCGGGAGGCCTCCAACGGGCAGCCCGCGGTGGTCCTGATCGGCACCGGCTCGGAGGTCGAGCCGGCCGTCGAGGCCCGCGAGATCCTGGAGGCGGAGGGCATCGCCACCCGGGTCGTCTCGATGCCGTGCGTGGAGTGGTTCCACGCCCAGGACGCGGCCTACCGGCAGACGGTGCTGCCCCCCTCGGTCCGCGCGCGCGTGGCGGTGGAGGCGGGAATCGCGATGGGCTGGCGGGAGTTCGTTGGAGATGAGGGCGCGGTGGTCAGCCTGGAGCACTTCGGTGCCTCGGCTCCCTACAAGACCCTCTACGAGCAGTTCGGCCTGACCGCTGAGCGCGTGGTCGCCGCAGCCAAGGCGAGCCTCGCCAAGGCCGGAGCCGACAAGGGCGAGACGACAGGAAACCGATCATGA
- a CDS encoding ABC transporter ATP-binding protein codes for MSLLTVADLRLSFGGLVAIDGLSFSVGEAEIVSVIGPNGAGKTSAFNCVTGFYRPTSGRITLRGRDLPGLRPSAIAGLGVARTFQNLRLFGELSVLDNVRAGSHLWLRQSVLDALLHTPRYRRSERECTEQAHHWLDFVGLRGDRYGQARALPYGEQRRTEIARALARRPDLLLLDEPAAGLNHGEKAEMLDLIRRVQALGVAIVLIEHDMGLVMEVSERVVVLNFGREIADGRPEDVRRDPAVIEAYLGGDPAASPGKTAGKTAGKTVGKTVGKTAGKDAGKTAGKDALGKDSAGTEDPAGSDANA; via the coding sequence TTGAGCCTGCTGACCGTGGCCGACCTGCGCCTGTCCTTCGGCGGGCTGGTGGCCATCGACGGCCTGTCGTTCTCGGTGGGCGAGGCGGAGATCGTCTCCGTGATCGGGCCCAACGGGGCGGGCAAGACATCGGCCTTCAACTGCGTCACCGGCTTCTACCGGCCCACCTCGGGCCGGATCACCCTGCGCGGAAGGGACCTGCCCGGGCTGCGGCCCTCGGCCATCGCGGGCCTGGGCGTCGCGCGGACCTTCCAGAACCTGCGCCTGTTCGGCGAGCTGTCGGTCCTGGACAACGTGCGCGCCGGATCGCACCTGTGGTTGCGCCAGAGCGTCCTGGACGCCCTGCTGCACACCCCGCGCTACCGGCGCTCCGAGCGCGAGTGCACCGAGCAGGCACACCACTGGCTGGACTTCGTCGGCCTGCGCGGCGACCGGTACGGGCAGGCCAGAGCCCTGCCCTACGGCGAGCAGCGTCGCACCGAGATCGCCCGCGCCCTGGCCCGCCGGCCCGACCTGCTGCTGCTGGACGAGCCCGCGGCCGGGCTCAACCACGGGGAGAAGGCCGAGATGCTCGACCTGATCCGGCGCGTCCAGGCGCTCGGCGTGGCCATCGTGCTCATCGAGCACGACATGGGCCTGGTCATGGAGGTCTCCGAGCGCGTGGTCGTGCTCAACTTCGGCAGGGAGATCGCCGACGGCCGCCCCGAGGACGTCCGGCGCGACCCGGCGGTCATCGAGGCGTACCTCGGCGGCGACCCCGCCGCCTCGCCGGGGAAGACCGCAGGGAAGACCGCAGGGAAGACTGTGGGAAAGACTGTGGGGAAGACCGCGGGGAAGGACGCAGGGAAGACCGCGGGGAAGGACGCCCTCGGGAAAGACAGTGCGGGGACAGAGGACCCGGCCGGGAGTGACGCGAATGCTTGA
- the tal gene encoding transaldolase, which translates to MSEILRKLSEQGVSIWLDDISRERLRTGNLQSLIRDRQVVGVTSNPTIFASALSKGDAYDTQLHDLKIRGVDVEEAVRAITTYDIRWAADVLRPVYDASGTVDGRVSIEVDPRLARETEKTVAEARALWWMVDRPNLFIKIPATAEGLPAITQAISEGISVNVTLIFSLERYRAVMNAWLSGLEQAKAKGLDLSAIESVASFFVSRVDGEIDKRLDKIGTPEALALKGKAALANARLAFAAFEEVVESPRWQALALAGARPQRPLWASTGTKNPDYPDTLYVDELVTSGTVNTMPEKTLEATADHGRITGDTVRPSYEDAWNTMAALKEIGIDYDDVVRFLEEDGVDKFEASWTELLATVATELKKA; encoded by the coding sequence ATGAGTGAGATCCTGAGGAAACTCTCCGAGCAGGGCGTCTCCATCTGGCTGGACGACATCAGCCGCGAGCGCCTGCGTACCGGCAATCTCCAGTCGCTGATCCGCGACCGGCAGGTGGTCGGGGTCACCTCCAACCCGACGATCTTCGCCTCCGCGCTGAGCAAAGGCGACGCCTACGACACCCAGCTGCACGATCTGAAGATCCGCGGTGTCGACGTCGAGGAGGCGGTGCGCGCCATCACCACCTACGACATCCGCTGGGCCGCCGACGTGCTGCGGCCGGTCTACGACGCCAGCGGCACCGTGGACGGCCGGGTGTCGATCGAGGTCGATCCGCGCCTGGCCAGGGAGACGGAGAAGACCGTCGCCGAGGCGCGCGCGCTGTGGTGGATGGTCGACCGGCCCAACCTGTTCATCAAGATCCCGGCCACCGCCGAGGGCCTGCCCGCGATCACCCAGGCGATCTCCGAGGGCATCAGCGTCAACGTCACGCTGATCTTCTCCCTGGAGCGCTACCGCGCCGTGATGAACGCCTGGCTGAGCGGCCTTGAGCAGGCCAAGGCCAAGGGCCTTGACCTGTCGGCCATCGAGTCGGTGGCCTCGTTCTTCGTCAGCCGGGTGGACGGCGAGATCGACAAGCGCCTGGACAAGATCGGCACCCCCGAGGCCCTGGCGCTGAAGGGCAAGGCCGCGCTCGCCAACGCCCGGCTGGCCTTCGCCGCCTTCGAGGAGGTCGTCGAGTCCCCGCGCTGGCAGGCGCTGGCCCTGGCCGGAGCCCGGCCGCAGCGCCCCCTGTGGGCCTCCACCGGTACGAAGAACCCCGACTACCCCGACACCCTCTACGTCGATGAGCTGGTCACCTCCGGCACCGTCAACACGATGCCGGAGAAGACCCTCGAGGCGACGGCCGACCATGGCAGGATCACCGGTGACACGGTCCGCCCCTCCTACGAGGACGCCTGGAACACCATGGCCGCGCTCAAGGAGATCGGCATCGACTACGACGACGTCGTGAGGTTCCTGGAGGAGGACGGCGTGGACAAGTTCGAGGCCTCCTGGACCGAGCTTCTGGCGACCGTCGCCACCGAGCTGAAGAAGGCATGA
- a CDS encoding branched-chain amino acid ABC transporter permease codes for MTETKVRRLGTDRPPSRMSRLLQNRWAGLAGLLVALLAPFVDATPYALSVMTSAAIAVMLAAGLNIVVGYCGLLDLGYVAFFAVGAYTSGVLATHLELPLLATVPAVIVVTVVAGIVIGAPTLRLRSDYLAIVTLGFGEIIRITANNLDVTGGPSGIYGIPHLVEGPVAFYYLTVAVVSLAVLGAARLGRSRLGRAWRFVREDEDAAEAMGVHTYRVKLAAYVAGAVWGGLAGVLFAAHLSAVSPGSFTFLSSALVLMAVVLGGMGSVPGVVVGAVVISILPEILRDLADYRFFLFGVLLIAFMLLRPQGLWPARSKEVP; via the coding sequence GTGACCGAGACCAAGGTCCGCCGTCTCGGCACGGACCGGCCGCCCAGCAGAATGTCGAGGCTGCTGCAGAACCGCTGGGCCGGGCTGGCCGGACTGCTGGTCGCGCTGCTCGCACCCTTCGTCGACGCCACGCCGTACGCGCTGTCGGTCATGACCAGCGCGGCCATCGCGGTGATGCTCGCCGCCGGTCTGAACATCGTGGTCGGCTACTGCGGCCTGCTCGACCTGGGCTACGTCGCCTTCTTCGCGGTCGGCGCCTACACCAGCGGGGTGCTGGCCACCCACCTGGAGTTGCCGCTGCTCGCCACGGTGCCCGCCGTGATCGTGGTCACCGTCGTAGCCGGGATCGTCATCGGCGCGCCGACGCTGCGGCTGCGCAGTGACTACCTCGCCATCGTGACGCTCGGCTTCGGTGAGATCATCCGGATCACCGCCAACAACCTGGACGTCACCGGCGGACCCTCGGGCATCTACGGCATCCCGCACCTGGTCGAGGGCCCGGTGGCCTTCTACTACCTTACGGTGGCCGTCGTCTCGCTGGCCGTCCTCGGCGCGGCCAGGCTGGGCCGCTCCCGCCTGGGCCGGGCCTGGCGCTTCGTCCGCGAGGACGAGGACGCGGCCGAGGCGATGGGCGTGCACACCTACCGGGTCAAGCTCGCCGCCTACGTCGCGGGGGCGGTCTGGGGCGGCCTGGCCGGGGTGCTGTTCGCCGCGCACCTGTCGGCCGTCTCGCCGGGCAGCTTCACCTTCCTGTCGTCGGCGCTGGTACTGATGGCCGTGGTCCTCGGCGGCATGGGCTCGGTGCCCGGCGTCGTCGTCGGAGCCGTCGTGATCAGCATCCTGCCGGAGATCCTGCGCGACCTCGCCGACTACCGGTTCTTCCTTTTCGGTGTCCTGCTCATCGCCTTCATGCTCCTGCGCCCGCAGGGGCTCTGGCCGGCCCGTTCCAAGGAGGTCCCTTGA
- a CDS encoding PrsW family intramembrane metalloprotease, with product MASRDPRWVLKDRPSLALITGLVLTGLCGLVSLSFDVLNGDPVYFFIALILALAPVPVLLAAVLALDRIEPEPRGNLIFAFAWGAGVAVLVAGVINSFNLVYIENAAGLGYDYARNIAATFGAPVVEETMKGLVLLGLLKFRRAELDGPTDGIIYACMVGLGFAMSENVSYYVAALDDMGAQGLAVTVVLRGILSPFAHPLFTSMIGVAVAYAAQRRGPGRIFVIAAGWIGAMLLHGIWNGFASYVGIAGLAIAYLLLMIVLFVLIWIIFRDRKRIIGLIQTYLPAYWATGLVSSYDIAMLSSLPGRRHARQWARTNGGRMGLRAMSDYQLAATELGLLHERARGHVIDERTFNEEQRALLECMAASRAQFPPQPPPPLPSPGGGDLPPGYGSGARPPGGSPYPQGGASSRPFPGHGIRPD from the coding sequence ATGGCCAGCCGTGACCCCCGGTGGGTGCTCAAGGACCGTCCGTCGCTCGCGCTGATCACCGGGCTCGTCCTGACGGGGCTGTGCGGCCTGGTGTCGCTCTCCTTCGACGTGCTGAACGGCGACCCGGTCTACTTCTTCATCGCCCTGATCCTCGCGCTGGCGCCTGTCCCCGTGCTGCTGGCCGCGGTGCTGGCCCTCGATCGGATCGAGCCGGAGCCGCGCGGCAACCTGATCTTCGCGTTCGCCTGGGGAGCCGGCGTGGCGGTCCTGGTCGCCGGGGTGATCAACTCCTTCAACCTCGTCTACATCGAGAACGCCGCCGGGCTCGGCTACGACTACGCGCGCAACATCGCCGCCACGTTCGGTGCCCCCGTGGTCGAGGAGACGATGAAGGGCCTGGTCCTGCTGGGCCTGCTCAAATTCAGGCGCGCGGAACTCGACGGGCCCACCGACGGCATCATCTACGCCTGCATGGTCGGCCTCGGCTTCGCCATGAGCGAGAACGTCAGCTACTACGTGGCCGCGCTCGACGACATGGGCGCGCAGGGCCTGGCGGTGACCGTCGTGCTGCGCGGGATCCTCTCACCGTTCGCCCACCCGCTTTTCACCTCCATGATCGGCGTCGCGGTGGCCTACGCGGCGCAGCGCCGGGGGCCTGGCCGGATCTTCGTCATCGCCGCCGGATGGATCGGCGCGATGCTGCTGCACGGCATCTGGAACGGCTTCGCCTCCTATGTCGGCATCGCCGGCCTGGCCATCGCCTACCTGCTGCTGATGATCGTGCTGTTCGTGCTGATCTGGATCATCTTCCGCGACCGCAAGCGGATCATCGGGCTCATCCAGACCTACCTGCCCGCCTACTGGGCGACGGGGCTGGTGTCCTCGTACGACATCGCGATGCTCTCCTCCCTGCCGGGGCGCCGCCATGCCCGGCAGTGGGCCAGGACCAACGGAGGCAGGATGGGACTGCGGGCGATGAGTGACTACCAGCTCGCGGCCACCGAGCTGGGCCTGCTCCACGAGCGGGCCAGGGGCCACGTGATCGACGAGCGCACGTTCAACGAGGAGCAGCGGGCGTTGCTGGAGTGCATGGCCGCCTCCCGCGCCCAGTTCCCCCCGCAGCCACCGCCGCCGCTGCCGTCTCCCGGCGGAGGCGACCTCCCGCCGGGGTACGGATCCGGTGCCCGGCCACCGGGCGGCTCGCCGTACCCGCAGGGGGGCGCCTCCTCGCGGCCGTTCCCCGGGCACGGCATCCGCCCTGACTGA